From a single Intestinibaculum porci genomic region:
- a CDS encoding DUF5684 domain-containing protein: protein MNDSDMNVIIGTLMSIWVFALIFIILQLIGTWKMYKKAGIPGWHSIIPILNVYDWYKMAGFGMAGRLLATIGMSVVMVITIGAAASGNENAIAGSAMVMVLVGIIVAILQIMSYFKVASRFGKGTGAGILFLLFTPIMCMIAGLSSSWKYRREH, encoded by the coding sequence ATGAATGATTCAGATATGAATGTCATTATTGGTACCTTAATGAGTATTTGGGTTTTCGCTTTAATATTTATCATCTTACAGCTCATTGGGACCTGGAAGATGTATAAGAAAGCAGGAATACCTGGCTGGCATTCCATTATTCCTATTTTGAATGTTTATGACTGGTATAAGATGGCTGGCTTTGGTATGGCAGGGCGCTTACTAGCCACCATTGGTATGTCCGTAGTGATGGTTATTACTATTGGGGCAGCCGCTAGCGGTAATGAAAATGCCATCGCCGGCAGTGCGATGGTCATGGTATTAGTTGGGATTATTGTGGCTATCTTACAGATTATGTCTTACTTTAAAGTCGCCTCACGCTTTGGTAAAGGAACCGGAGCAGGGATCTTGTTCCTATTATTTACGCCGATTATGTGTATGATTGCTGGCTTAAGTTCAAGCTGGAAATATCGTAGAGAACATTAA
- a CDS encoding ISNCY family transposase, whose amino-acid sequence MRKVELNNMEEYKYKVIKKLVETNGNKKRAALKLHCTVRNVNRLIVRYKQEGKAAFQHKNKDRKPAIAFSPEMKKQIIGLYKDKYSDTNFRHYTEIVFEELGVKISDTTVNKWLREENILSPKARKKTKKQHKKLMKMKLKSVKSEKEKNKIKEMIYKVEKSEAHPRRPRCKYAGEMIQMDASSYKWNGSDIWHLHVAIDDATGEIVGAYFDHQETLKGYYGVVSQILLNKGIPALFYTDRRTVFEYKRKNAPLDNEDTFTQFAYAAHQLGIEIKTTSVAQAKGRVERVNQTLQSRLPVELRRARITTIEQANHFLHSYIKKFNDQFALRLNSTKNVYEKQLTPAQINKALTIIENRKIDKGHSFQYHNLHYMIVTSTGADVYFKEGTEVMVIKCLDGKIYANINDKLYNIREIENWEEYSKNFDVRPELKKEKKKYIPPIDHPWRQNSWKLYSSSIRAHLYGANNLKKSGHFQNRLTVSKRNFSSPYM is encoded by the coding sequence ATGAGAAAGGTTGAGTTAAATAATATGGAAGAATACAAATACAAAGTTATTAAAAAGCTAGTAGAAACAAACGGGAACAAAAAGAGAGCGGCATTAAAGCTTCATTGCACTGTCAGAAATGTGAACAGATTAATCGTTAGGTACAAGCAAGAAGGAAAGGCTGCTTTCCAGCACAAGAACAAAGATCGTAAGCCTGCTATTGCTTTTTCTCCCGAAATGAAAAAACAGATTATTGGTTTATATAAAGACAAATACAGCGATACCAACTTTAGACATTATACTGAGATTGTTTTTGAGGAACTTGGTGTGAAGATTAGTGATACGACTGTGAATAAGTGGCTTAGAGAGGAAAATATTCTTTCGCCAAAAGCTCGCAAAAAAACAAAGAAGCAGCATAAGAAGCTGATGAAAATGAAGCTTAAAAGCGTAAAAAGTGAAAAAGAAAAGAATAAAATCAAGGAAATGATTTACAAAGTGGAAAAGTCTGAAGCTCACCCAAGACGTCCAAGATGCAAATATGCCGGTGAAATGATTCAGATGGACGCTAGCTCCTACAAATGGAACGGCTCTGATATATGGCATCTGCATGTCGCAATCGACGATGCCACAGGAGAAATCGTTGGTGCTTATTTTGACCACCAGGAGACACTTAAAGGCTATTATGGCGTTGTTTCACAGATCCTTCTGAACAAAGGTATACCAGCCCTATTTTATACAGACAGACGTACTGTATTTGAATATAAACGAAAAAATGCGCCTTTAGACAACGAGGATACTTTCACCCAGTTTGCCTACGCAGCGCATCAGCTTGGTATAGAAATAAAAACAACGAGCGTCGCTCAAGCTAAAGGCCGCGTGGAACGAGTTAACCAAACACTTCAATCACGGTTGCCAGTAGAATTAAGACGCGCTCGTATTACAACGATAGAACAGGCTAATCATTTTCTTCACAGCTATATTAAGAAGTTCAATGATCAGTTTGCTCTACGTCTCAATAGTACCAAAAATGTGTATGAAAAGCAATTGACGCCAGCACAAATCAATAAAGCATTAACCATTATTGAAAATCGAAAAATTGATAAGGGACATAGCTTTCAGTATCATAACCTTCACTATATGATTGTGACTAGTACTGGAGCAGATGTGTATTTTAAGGAAGGGACCGAAGTCATGGTGATTAAGTGTTTAGATGGCAAAATTTATGCCAATATAAATGATAAGCTTTACAATATTCGTGAAATTGAAAACTGGGAAGAATATTCAAAAAACTTTGACGTAAGACCAGAGCTGAAAAAAGAAAAGAAGAAGTATATACCACCAATTGACCATCCTTGGAGACAGAATAGCTGGAAGTTATACTCTTCTTCAATCAGAGCCCATTTATATGGTGCTAATAATTTAAAAAAATCAGGACATTTTCAAAATCGCTTGACAGTATCTAAAAGAAATTTTTCTTCCCCTTATATGTAA
- the tet(W) gene encoding tetracycline resistance ribosomal protection protein Tet(W), with translation MKIINIGILAHVDAGKTTLTESLLYASGAISEPGSVEKGTTRTDSMFLERQRGITIQAAVTSFQWHRCKVNIVDTPGHMDFLAEVYRSLAVLDGAILVISAKDGVQAQTRILFHALRKMSIPTVIFINKIDQAGVDLQSVVQSVRDKLSADIIIKQTVSLSPEIVLEENTDIEAWDAVIENNDKLLEKYIAGEPISREKLVREEQRRVQDASLFPVYYGSAKKGLGIQPLMDAVTGLFQPIGEQGSAALCGSVFKVEYTDCGQRRVYLRLYSGTLRLRDTVALAGREKLKITEMRIPSKGEIVRTDTAYPGEIVILPSDSVRLNDVLGDPTRLPRKRWREDPLPMLRTSIAPKTAAQRERLLDALTQLADTDPLLRCEVDSITHEIILSFLGRVQLEVVSALLSEKYKLETVVKEPTVIYMERPLKAASHTIHIEVPPNPFWASIGLSVTPLPLGSGVQYESRVSLGYLNQSFQNAVRDGIRYGLEQGLFGWNVTDCKICFEYGLYYSPVSTPADFRSLAPIVLEQALKESGTQLLEPYLSFTLYAPQEYLSRAYHDAPKYCATIETVQVKKDEVVFTGEIPARCIQAYRTDLAFYTNGQSVCLTELKGYQAAVGKPVIQPRRPNSRLDKVRYMFQKIM, from the coding sequence ATGAAAATAATCAATATTGGAATTCTTGCCCATGTAGACGCTGGAAAGACGACCTTGACGGAGAGCCTGCTATATGCCAGCGGAGCCATTTCAGAACCGGGGAGCGTCGAAAAAGGGACAACGAGGACGGACAGCATGTTTTTGGAGCGGCAGCGTGGGATTACCATTCAAGCGGCAGTCACTTCCTTCCAGTGGCACAGATGTAAAGTCAACATTGTGGATACGCCCGGCCACATGGATTTTTTGGCGGAGGTGTACCGCTCTTTGGCTGTTTTAGATGGGGCCATCTTGGTGATCTCCGCTAAAGATGGCGTGCAGGCCCAGACCCGTATTCTGTTCCATGCCCTGCGGAAAATGAGCATTCCCACCGTTATCTTTATCAACAAGATCGACCAGGCTGGCGTTGATTTGCAGAGCGTGGTTCAGTCTGTTCGGGATAAGCTCTCCGCCGATATTATCATCAAGCAGACGGTGTCGCTGTCCCCGGAAATAGTCCTGGAGGAAAATACCGACATAGAAGCATGGGATGCGGTCATCGAAAATAACGATAAATTATTGGAAAAGTATATCGCAGGAGAACCAATCAGCCGGGAAAAACTTGTGCGGGAGGAACAGCGGCGGGTTCAAGACGCCTCCCTGTTCCCGGTCTATTATGGCAGCGCCAAAAAGGGCCTTGGCATTCAACCGTTGATGGATGCGGTGACAGGGCTGTTCCAACCGATTGGGGAACAGGGGAGCGCCGCCCTATGCGGCAGCGTTTTCAAGGTGGAGTATACAGATTGCGGCCAGCGGCGTGTCTATCTACGGCTATACAGCGGAACGCTGCGCCTGCGGGATACGGTGGCCCTGGCCGGGAGAGAAAAGCTGAAAATCACAGAGATGCGTATTCCATCCAAAGGGGAAATTGTTCGGACAGACACCGCTTATCCGGGTGAAATTGTTATCCTTCCCAGCGACAGCGTGAGGTTAAACGATGTATTAGGGGACCCAACCCGGCTCCCTCGTAAAAGGTGGCGTGAGGACCCCCTCCCCATGCTGCGGACGTCGATTGCGCCGAAAACGGCAGCGCAAAGAGAACGGCTGCTGGACGCTCTTACGCAACTTGCGGATACTGACCCGCTTTTGCGCTGCGAGGTGGATTCCATCACCCATGAGATCATTCTTTCTTTTTTGGGCCGGGTGCAGTTGGAGGTTGTTTCCGCTTTGCTGTCGGAAAAATACAAGCTTGAAACAGTGGTAAAGGAACCCACCGTCATTTATATGGAGCGGCCGCTCAAAGCAGCCAGCCACACCATCCATATCGAGGTGCCGCCCAACCCGTTTTGGGCATCCATCGGACTGTCTGTTACACCACTCCCGCTTGGCTCCGGTGTACAATACGAGAGCCGGGTTTCGCTGGGATACTTGAACCAGAGTTTTCAAAACGCTGTCAGGGATGGTATCCGTTACGGGCTGGAGCAGGGCTTGTTCGGCTGGAACGTAACGGACTGTAAGATTTGCTTTGAATACGGGCTTTATTACAGTCCGGTCAGCACGCCGGCGGACTTCCGCTCATTGGCCCCGATTGTATTGGAACAGGCATTGAAGGAATCAGGGACGCAACTGCTGGAACCTTATCTCTCCTTCACCCTCTATGCGCCCCAGGAATATCTTTCCAGGGCTTATCATGATGCACCGAAATACTGTGCCACCATCGAAACGGTCCAGGTAAAAAAGGATGAAGTTGTCTTTACTGGCGAGATTCCCGCCCGCTGTATACAGGCATACCGTACTGATCTGGCCTTTTACACCAACGGGCAGAGCGTATGCCTTACAGAACTGAAAGGGTATCAGGCCGCTGTCGGCAAGCCAGTCATCCAGCCCCGCCGTCCAAACAGCCGCCTGGACAAGGTGCGCTATATGTTTCAGAAGATAATGTAA
- a CDS encoding DDE-type integrase/transposase/recombinase, with the protein MKYEDREKIALWKFGYIAPAYNNTHSFSSNAAYFKSLEGKSLRNPVTNSVRTYHKGTFENWLSLYRRFGIEGLMPGQRSDAGTFRVLSDDAQRFIIEQIEKYPRILNTIVRKRLIENKLIDDLTSQSTIDRFVKGYHEKCPKKDEYHDGKDRKAFEFEFANQMWQADTTYLSKIDGRQTYLMMIIDDASRMPVGFEVFFADSGVNFQKVLKNAVKTYGIPSMLLVDNGTPYSNHQLQMICARLGIQLIHAPVRDGAAKGKIEKSFSTLKNSIYYCEDWSQYKSLEDINLRVNEYIYTDYNTKSHGTTETDNEGNLLNARERYLRDADRFIYKDEDEIDQIFLHRYKRKVRTDATIRYDNIFYEVPMEYIGESVTLIIDPIDLSKAWIKSAEGAALLPVSVLDRKANRKVKRRQHIKIGGE; encoded by the coding sequence GTGAAATACGAAGACAGAGAAAAGATTGCTCTCTGGAAATTTGGGTATATTGCACCGGCTTATAATAATACTCACAGTTTCAGCTCCAATGCGGCCTATTTTAAGTCGCTGGAGGGCAAGAGCTTAAGAAACCCTGTCACTAATTCCGTACGAACGTACCACAAAGGAACCTTTGAAAACTGGCTCTCCCTTTACCGCAGATTTGGAATTGAGGGCCTGATGCCCGGGCAGCGGTCTGATGCAGGTACTTTCAGAGTGCTGAGTGATGATGCACAGCGGTTTATTATTGAACAGATTGAAAAATATCCCCGTATTCTTAACACAATTGTCAGAAAAAGACTGATTGAAAACAAACTGATTGATGATTTAACATCGCAGTCCACTATTGATCGCTTTGTGAAAGGCTATCATGAGAAATGCCCTAAGAAGGATGAATATCATGACGGCAAGGACAGAAAGGCTTTTGAGTTCGAATTCGCTAATCAGATGTGGCAGGCTGATACCACTTATCTTAGTAAGATTGACGGGCGTCAGACTTATCTGATGATGATTATCGATGATGCCTCTAGAATGCCTGTTGGCTTTGAGGTATTCTTCGCGGATAGTGGCGTTAATTTCCAGAAGGTGCTTAAAAATGCCGTAAAGACCTATGGCATTCCGTCCATGCTTCTTGTTGATAATGGAACACCATATTCTAATCATCAGCTTCAGATGATTTGCGCGAGACTTGGCATTCAGCTTATTCATGCGCCTGTCCGTGACGGTGCAGCCAAGGGTAAAATTGAAAAATCATTTAGCACGCTGAAGAATTCCATCTATTACTGCGAGGACTGGAGTCAGTACAAGAGTCTGGAAGATATCAATTTAAGAGTCAACGAGTATATCTATACCGATTATAACACAAAATCCCATGGAACCACTGAAACAGATAATGAAGGAAATCTTCTTAATGCGCGTGAAAGATATTTGAGGGATGCAGATCGCTTCATTTATAAGGACGAGGATGAAATTGATCAGATCTTCCTTCATCGGTATAAAAGAAAGGTGCGCACTGATGCAACTATCCGATACGATAATATCTTTTACGAAGTGCCTATGGAATATATTGGTGAATCAGTAACGCTTATCATTGATCCTATTGATTTATCTAAGGCATGGATTAAGAGCGCAGAAGGAGCAGCGCTGCTTCCCGTCAGCGTTCTTGACCGCAAGGCCAACCGCAAAGTAAAGCGTCGTCAGCACATTAAGATTGGAGGTGAATAG
- a CDS encoding ExeA family protein → MDVKTFYGFSKMPFRKETTYTKPFESEDVANMTDRLKYLKTIKGIGVFTGPPGSGKTSIVRDYVNKLNRSLYHVIYIAMTTVTATEFLRQVAYGLGLEPKNRKCDLFKQIHETIESLSVDRKVTPVLILDEAQYLHNAILHDIKMLLNFDFDSKNRMILIFVGESGFNGILGKRVHDALRQRVVINYDMQGLQKKEAEAYVKHCLKECGCREPVFSPEAINAAWEIGNGSVRRMNNILEKALIEGANRKEKPIGTDTILMAQQEVELG, encoded by the coding sequence ATGGATGTGAAGACTTTCTACGGATTTAGTAAAATGCCTTTTCGGAAGGAGACAACATACACTAAACCATTTGAATCCGAGGATGTTGCGAATATGACAGACAGGCTCAAATATCTGAAAACAATTAAAGGAATTGGCGTCTTCACTGGTCCGCCCGGTTCCGGAAAAACATCAATTGTAAGGGATTATGTAAACAAGCTTAACCGATCGCTGTACCATGTTATCTATATTGCCATGACGACAGTAACGGCTACTGAATTTCTTAGACAGGTTGCCTATGGGCTGGGGCTGGAGCCAAAAAACCGCAAGTGTGATCTTTTTAAGCAGATTCACGAGACTATTGAGAGCCTTTCAGTTGACCGCAAAGTAACACCTGTATTGATTCTGGATGAAGCACAGTATTTACACAATGCGATTCTTCATGACATTAAGATGCTTCTGAATTTTGACTTTGACTCCAAGAACAGAATGATTCTTATTTTCGTTGGAGAATCAGGTTTTAACGGTATTCTTGGCAAGAGAGTGCATGATGCCCTCAGACAGCGCGTTGTGATTAATTATGATATGCAGGGGCTTCAGAAAAAGGAGGCCGAAGCCTATGTAAAGCACTGTCTCAAGGAATGCGGCTGCCGCGAGCCAGTCTTTTCTCCTGAAGCTATTAACGCCGCCTGGGAGATCGGAAACGGCTCCGTAAGACGAATGAACAATATTCTTGAAAAGGCCCTTATTGAGGGCGCAAATCGCAAAGAAAAGCCTATTGGAACAGATACGATTCTGATGGCACAGCAGGAGGTTGAACTGGGATGA
- a CDS encoding MFS transporter: MTQNNNSWRKTYFTLLAGQAISFISSGILQMAIIFYLVAKTNSAIILTAATLIGFLPQACLGPFAGAFVDRHSRKSVMIGADLIIAAAGGILALVAFYMELPVWSIMVVLLIRSAGTAFHSPAFSAATPMIVPKEELTKCAGYTQTMQAVSAIISPAAAAFLYAVWPLNAIILLDIVGAILACVTVAISSIPTPELCPETKRQQFLQDMKEGYVVLKQNRGLFALLWIGVIYMFFYMPISTLFPLICMSYFKGTPAHASAAEIAFAVGMLLGGVILSIWGGFKKRRYTIGLSVLLMGVSNMLSGLLPPDAFLVFVVCCTVMGISAPFYGVQNAIFQETVKPEYLGRVFSLLTSAASLAMPFGLVISGPLAERLGVEKWFVICGIGIIIVALAVFLLPGLREIDNTQ; the protein is encoded by the coding sequence ATGACCCAAAACAACAATTCATGGAGAAAAACTTATTTTACACTTCTTGCCGGACAAGCAATATCCTTTATTAGCAGCGGTATTTTGCAAATGGCCATTATCTTTTATTTGGTTGCGAAAACTAATTCTGCAATCATATTGACGGCGGCAACACTGATTGGATTTTTGCCGCAAGCCTGTTTAGGCCCGTTTGCAGGTGCTTTTGTTGACCGGCACAGCCGTAAAAGCGTAATGATTGGTGCGGATTTGATAATTGCCGCCGCTGGCGGTATTCTGGCGCTGGTGGCGTTTTACATGGAATTGCCCGTATGGTCTATTATGGTTGTCCTGTTAATCCGAAGTGCGGGAACTGCTTTTCATTCTCCAGCATTCAGCGCAGCAACACCTATGATTGTGCCAAAAGAGGAACTTACAAAATGCGCTGGTTACACGCAGACCATGCAAGCAGTAAGTGCGATTATCAGTCCAGCTGCCGCAGCGTTTTTATATGCTGTTTGGCCTCTTAATGCAATTATATTGTTAGATATTGTGGGTGCAATCCTTGCCTGTGTGACTGTTGCGATTTCGTCCATACCAACGCCTGAACTATGTCCAGAAACGAAAAGACAACAGTTTTTACAGGATATGAAAGAGGGGTATGTGGTATTAAAGCAAAACAGGGGCCTCTTTGCTCTGCTCTGGATTGGTGTAATTTATATGTTCTTTTATATGCCAATCAGTACGCTTTTTCCTCTCATCTGTATGTCATACTTCAAAGGAACACCGGCCCATGCCTCTGCCGCTGAAATTGCTTTTGCGGTTGGTATGCTGCTTGGCGGAGTCATTCTGAGCATTTGGGGCGGTTTTAAGAAACGGCGGTACACCATCGGTCTTTCCGTTCTCCTGATGGGCGTTAGCAATATGCTCTCCGGGCTTTTGCCGCCAGACGCATTTCTTGTCTTTGTTGTGTGCTGTACTGTTATGGGAATTTCCGCTCCATTTTACGGTGTGCAAAATGCGATTTTTCAAGAAACGGTCAAACCAGAATATCTGGGGAGAGTTTTTTCTCTACTGACAAGCGCCGCTTCCCTCGCCATGCCGTTTGGCCTTGTCATTTCCGGGCCTCTGGCGGAGCGGCTGGGAGTTGAGAAATGGTTTGTCATTTGCGGAATTGGCATTATCATCGTTGCGCTTGCCGTATTTTTACTACCCGGTTTGAGAGAGATTGACAATACGCAATAA
- a CDS encoding IS66 family transposase, translating into MDSLGTLSVKYDKACKKIGDLKTRLYDCNEELKSKKQKLEYRDNRIAKLKQLCLEKDEMIRNLNDEINRLKDKIEYLNAISNHDSTTVGIPTASTPIGKAKYNSSINSREPTDRKIGGQPGHSKSELGIPDDIDEEIEYVADDATECPKCGSHELVFTGKTKAVYEKTISIKPINLKKVFYQYKCGSCGTTFFLGLKPNERSACHYGTAVQAVGLSLMNTCNVPINKVKTFFEGITNGEISPSEGYLAKLPMIASKKLSEFRIVLKNLMLQRTLVYWDDTVININTKKGCLRFYGDETLSYYTAHEKKDLEGIEEDKVLTLLTEEQKTMHDHNKVNYNAKFKFGNLECNQHLQRDLKKIAIDTKHDELMELKDLISDTIHKRKEAINKGETRFSDEFIENFNKKVNDILNRAEKRNKKDYDAYFGRSEKTLIKRIRDYYDNYFAWVNDFTLPTTNNCAERGLRVVKSHMRSSGQFQNIQNAQYYADAKTYIETCRKNGINEIYAMIRLYEGDPITVKEIFSGEDLS; encoded by the coding sequence ATGGATTCTTTAGGAACACTATCAGTAAAATATGATAAAGCATGCAAAAAGATTGGTGACCTTAAAACAAGACTTTACGATTGTAATGAAGAACTGAAATCCAAAAAACAGAAGCTTGAATACAGGGATAACAGAATCGCAAAATTAAAGCAGCTTTGTCTTGAAAAAGATGAAATGATTAGAAATCTTAATGATGAAATTAACAGACTGAAAGACAAGATTGAATATCTTAATGCCATAAGCAATCATGACTCAACTACCGTTGGTATTCCTACTGCGTCTACTCCTATAGGAAAAGCAAAATATAACTCAAGCATCAATTCCAGAGAGCCTACTGACAGAAAAATTGGAGGTCAGCCAGGACATTCTAAAAGTGAACTCGGTATTCCTGATGATATTGACGAAGAAATTGAATATGTGGCAGATGATGCAACTGAGTGTCCGAAATGTGGTTCTCATGAACTTGTTTTCACCGGCAAAACTAAAGCTGTATATGAGAAAACTATTAGCATCAAGCCTATAAACCTCAAAAAGGTTTTCTATCAATACAAATGCGGAAGCTGCGGGACTACATTTTTTCTTGGCCTGAAGCCTAATGAAAGATCAGCCTGTCACTATGGGACGGCAGTACAGGCCGTTGGCTTATCGCTAATGAATACCTGCAATGTTCCTATTAACAAGGTTAAAACCTTTTTTGAGGGGATCACAAACGGAGAAATAAGTCCGTCAGAAGGCTACCTTGCAAAACTTCCTATGATTGCATCAAAAAAGTTATCTGAGTTCCGTATAGTTTTAAAGAATCTAATGCTCCAAAGAACTCTCGTATATTGGGATGACACTGTTATCAATATTAATACAAAGAAAGGCTGCCTGCGCTTTTACGGAGATGAAACACTCTCATATTATACGGCTCATGAGAAGAAAGATCTTGAAGGGATTGAAGAAGACAAAGTCCTAACACTACTCACTGAAGAGCAAAAAACGATGCATGATCACAATAAAGTGAACTATAACGCTAAATTCAAGTTTGGCAACCTTGAATGCAATCAGCACCTTCAGCGTGACCTCAAAAAAATCGCTATTGATACAAAACATGATGAGCTTATGGAACTGAAAGATCTTATTTCCGATACCATCCACAAACGCAAAGAAGCCATAAACAAGGGAGAGACTCGCTTTAGTGATGAATTTATTGAAAACTTTAACAAAAAAGTTAATGATATACTCAACCGAGCGGAAAAGAGAAACAAAAAAGATTATGATGCATACTTTGGAAGATCCGAGAAGACGCTAATTAAGCGTATACGTGATTATTATGATAATTACTTTGCTTGGGTAAATGATTTCACTCTTCCGACAACCAATAATTGCGCAGAACGCGGACTTAGAGTCGTAAAAAGCCATATGCGATCATCAGGACAGTTCCAAAATATTCAAAACGCTCAGTATTACGCAGATGCCAAAACGTATATAGAAACCTGCAGGAAAAACGGAATAAATGAGATCTATGCAATGATACGACTTTATGAAGGTGATCCAATAACGGTAAAAGAAATATTCTCAGGGGAAGATCTCTCCTGA
- the lepB gene encoding signal peptidase I — protein sequence MTSVQKENMRPTLFQEIMYLLIKIGFVLLVFALALTFIFGAMRYNADNMNPAIYEGDLLLFYRLDHNYAQKDVVVLRHQHVLQVQRIVAVAGDEVNITKEGLMVNGSYQQEDHIYYKTKRYVSKVKFPIRLGENQVFVLSDQRTQATDSRIYGPVSTKEILGKVICDIRRRNI from the coding sequence ATGACTTCTGTACAAAAGGAGAACATGAGACCTACACTCTTTCAGGAAATTATGTATCTGCTCATTAAAATTGGTTTTGTCTTACTTGTATTTGCATTAGCGCTGACATTTATCTTTGGTGCAATGCGTTACAACGCAGACAATATGAATCCCGCCATTTATGAAGGAGATTTATTATTATTCTATCGACTCGACCACAACTATGCGCAAAAAGATGTCGTTGTTTTACGTCATCAGCATGTCCTTCAGGTGCAGCGAATCGTCGCTGTAGCGGGAGATGAAGTGAACATAACCAAAGAAGGGTTAATGGTTAACGGTTCTTACCAGCAGGAAGATCATATTTATTACAAAACGAAGCGCTATGTCTCAAAAGTGAAATTTCCTATAAGATTAGGAGAAAATCAGGTCTTCGTCTTAAGCGATCAGCGCACGCAAGCAACTGATAGCCGTATCTATGGACCGGTATCTACCAAAGAGATATTAGGCAAAGTCATTTGTGATATTCGTCGTCGAAACATTTAG
- a CDS encoding DUF7601 domain-containing protein, giving the protein MNKKYLKGLLSLSLSGLMAASLAAPVFAATDTNVEAYITKEFDMPVGTEFTSKTFNFSLGELQKDGTKMTGKNETLESKEITIKKEDNHFVRNSDSNNEKRYNSYLHYTDLLSDSDKEVLTKDPGQYSFLITETADQQVPPTTENGVKHTTNLTYSKAVYKAELYVKTKTDGTNYISSIKVTKEKDDTGTEITSVNEKKVDPSKPDGTDDGKGGLRFVNTFTDKIETTGDPGEIPDPDPKNPTNTDNRDKVLSVGKIVNGDLADKNKYFEFSVKVTQPSLVTTTNETYKAKIFKAANGGQDTDKTKNPNMDDKGEFSFTSGSDPVKVYLAHGEKLVFENLYVGTAFEAQETEANNLYTPLTYVKFNSGNPETKSQGNANVTGNVSEGTDTVVVVNTRNSTSPTGIVVNNLPYILLVLGVVAGFAGYIASKRRREVR; this is encoded by the coding sequence ATGAATAAGAAATACTTAAAAGGACTTTTATCCTTAAGTTTATCAGGTTTAATGGCAGCATCTTTAGCAGCACCAGTTTTTGCGGCTACAGATACCAATGTGGAAGCTTACATTACTAAGGAATTTGATATGCCTGTTGGCACTGAATTTACAAGTAAAACATTTAATTTCAGTCTAGGTGAATTACAAAAAGATGGTACAAAAATGACCGGAAAAAACGAAACACTAGAATCGAAGGAAATTACCATCAAGAAGGAAGACAATCACTTCGTAAGAAACAGTGATAGCAACAATGAAAAGAGATACAACAGCTATTTACATTATACGGATCTTTTGAGTGATAGTGATAAAGAAGTTTTAACGAAAGACCCTGGTCAATACAGCTTTCTTATTACTGAAACTGCAGATCAACAGGTTCCTCCAACTACAGAAAATGGTGTTAAGCATACTACGAATTTGACATATTCAAAAGCTGTATATAAAGCTGAGCTTTATGTAAAAACAAAAACTGATGGTACTAACTATATTTCAAGTATTAAGGTCACTAAAGAAAAAGATGATACAGGCACGGAAATTACTTCAGTCAATGAAAAGAAGGTTGACCCATCAAAACCAGATGGTACTGATGATGGCAAAGGTGGATTAAGATTTGTCAATACTTTTACAGATAAGATTGAAACCACAGGAGATCCAGGTGAAATTCCAGATCCTGATCCAAAAAATCCAACAAACACAGATAATAGAGATAAAGTTTTATCAGTAGGTAAAATCGTAAATGGCGATTTAGCAGATAAAAATAAATACTTTGAATTCTCTGTTAAAGTAACCCAGCCTTCATTAGTCACTACAACAAATGAAACTTATAAAGCTAAGATCTTTAAAGCAGCTAATGGTGGACAGGATACTGATAAGACGAAAAACCCAAATATGGATGATAAAGGTGAATTTTCATTTACTAGCGGTAGTGATCCAGTAAAGGTTTATTTAGCACATGGTGAAAAATTAGTATTTGAAAATTTATATGTAGGTACAGCATTTGAAGCACAGGAAACTGAAGCCAACAACCTTTATACACCATTAACGTATGTAAAATTCAATAGTGGTAATCCTGAAACAAAATCACAGGGAAATGCAAATGTTACGGGTAATGTATCAGAAGGTACAGATACAGTTGTTGTAGTCAACACACGTAATTCAACTTCTCCAACAGGGATCGTTGTAAATAACTTACCTTACATCTTATTAGTATTAGGTGTTGTAGCTGGTTTTGCTGGTTATATCGCTTCTAAGAGAAGAAGAGAAGTAAGATAA